cccggaggtacattgagcaaaaggttaaggcctcgttgaccacgtaagcttctgcgattgaacctttcggacgtgcacgatttcttacatactatTTATAAACTGCCATCGAatgttcaatgggatacatccacctaaagtgcatgggaccgccaagaattgcctctttcggaagatgcaaaaccaaatgcaccataatgtcaaaaaatgctggaggaaatatcatttccaacttgcataaaatggtgataatgtctgtctccatcttctcaaggtctttcacattcaaagtccgtgaacaaagttttttgaaaaaactgcacaactcaataattggcttacaaacttcaggaaccaaaaacgacctaattgcggcgggcaaaaattgctgaaacaacacgtggcaatcgtgtgatttcagcccagttatcttgccatcattgacattgacattcttcgaaaggtttgcagcaaaaccgtccgggaattcaacagacttcacaaattcacagaaaactcgacgctccgggacactgagggtgtaactggcgtgcggtttcttccacttgtttccctctttgcggaggtggagtttttccctaattttcatgtctgctagatcaagtcttgccttgtcagtgtctttagattttccctctaagttcaacaaagttcccaagacactgttgcaaacattcttctcaatgtgcattacgtccaagttatgcGTCACcaataattccttccaataatcaagctcaaaAAATATGCCATTCTttgaccaattaagttcaattgGAGCCCTTTTGcatttcacaccaccaaattctttgtgtttcccaagatgtctaatctgcaaattctctaattgattcaacacatcatcaccggagtaatctttcggtggtggcctgagttccttgttaccgtcgaatagtgatcgtttgctcctccattcatgatccatatcatgaaacctcctatggccaatgtatgcaattttacttctaatccctacagagggagtttcttcattgcatgtggggcatgccttgtacccttttgtgctccacctagacatcatagcataagctgggtagttgttaatggtccacaagattgctgcacgtgtattgaacaaggtactattgtatgcatctcgtgtcttgacaccattcacccataactccttcaactcgtcaagtaaaggtctcatatagacatcgatatcttttccaggtgaagaaggacttggaattagaatagacaacattaatgactgtggtttaaTGCACTTCCAtggcggcaagttgtatgggacaagtatcacaggccacatgctgtaagagttgctcatgttcccaaaaggattgaaaccatctgtagccaacccaagcctaacatttcgaggttcagctgcaaaagatgggtacaactcatcaaggtgcttccatgccttactgtcagcggggtgcctcatcacaccatcttcctttggccttttagaatagtgccatctcatatcctctgcactATATCTAGAACTGTACAACCTTTTCAATCTCAGTGTCAACGtaaagtaccgcatgaccttatgggccactttcttctcgttcccacgattatcttgccagcgacactcaccacaaaccagacagaattccaaattcgcattctccttccaaaacagtgcacattcatgcttgcaagcatcgatggactcatatcccaatccaatactccgcaactttgccttcgcctcatagttagacttaggtaaaattgttccgtcaggcatagcgtcgactaactattccagcaaaccatcaaagtaatgttTGCtacacttgttaataactttcagatgcatcaacttcaccaagaagttcaacgcggaatactttcgacaacccgggtacagttcacttgacatctccttaaataaattgtcatacttctcgcgatgttgaggatcatcttggggaggatcattatagtttccagcgggaacgTCATATTCAgtgtaaacatcctccaggatatccgctatctcatctctatcatgatctcgtaccacagctggtggcgacggcagtgcctctccatggtaatgccacactttgtaggactgtatgatgtcattgttgaataaatgcatcgaaattgcatttataggctggaacttaacattcccacatttcttgcacggacaacgaaccaaaccccgatcgttcaactgatttttggcgatatcgaagaactccttaacaccatttctatacttcagagaccaacgattcctcacACTCTTCCAGcttctgtcgctcgccatctttaagcgaaataattaagaaaatattaataattgtcttaaaatgaggggaattatagtcaaaatatttcatgattgtttgtctccctaattatcactaactgataataatatcctatctctggcaaaaataattatttatagggatatttgcggctaaaatactcaaacttacaacttactaacacttaaatgacatgtgacaccacatgattggtacacattattattttaaataatttttcataaaaaatatcattttatatttttcattttaaaaaaaatcaaatttattgtttttcaatttaaaagtaacaaaaaataattttttctcatttttttcaaaaaataaaaaatcaaatttgttgcttttaatcaattatttaagattaagtaaaaaaatatttaatcttaaattattgcttggattttaaacaaaattacttaatctttaattgaaaaaaagtagacaaaatgataaatatgaatattttaataataataataataataaattaaaaaattttaatattaataataaattaaaagatttagtaattttgttaaaatcaagaataatttaagattaaatatttttcatacttaatcttaaattgataaagaaaatttgatttttttttttgaaaaaaatggaaaatttattttttgttaatttaaaatttaaaaacaatacCAATCTTGATCATTCTTTTCAACATGAACATTTAACACTGTTATCTCTAATTGCAAGTAAATTTaacattttggtacttttgccaccaaaaaattagtttgggtatttaagtgttagtaagttgtaagtttgggtattttagccgcaaatatctcttatttatatttaccaaagaaaatgtagctaattattaattattataatttttaaaatcatttacttatttattacttttattttaaaattaatttaattatccattagtttcattttgtaattttttattaaattcttcaatttgtattggattatttacttaattaataacaattttattatatttatattttgcttaattatattttattaaatcatttatatttttaactttttcaattacaaacatctaatattaatgttaaaattaattattaattattatgattggtatttttattttatttaaattatcgttaaaaatttattttttttgatgaatttttaattatacttaaatttttatttaattaattattaaacttttattaattttactaactctaacaaaatttaggcagcataacgactatatttcaaactatcccaaaaattgaaaaacctacaaattaaacacatatataaccagaatattcccagatcatacaaatcatatatatacattaacaaatacatcaatttacatatatacaaatatttaaccacaaaaaaacatataccaaaactgatttttttattaatacaaaaaaaattattaaatacatatttacaaaaatatcacctttaatattaatcaatttaaaaagATAAACACACAttattaatctgatttttttaagttcatactttaactaaaatacatatatcacaaaatacaatataataaatattaacaagaaaaattaaacaaatacatacaacgcattaaaataaaaaaaaatacatattcaaatctgttttttaattttacaaaaaaaaaaaaaaattaataaatacaaaaaacatatattataaaagtaacttaaatatagttgttattaagagaaacaaatacatataaagcgttaaaataaaaattaatgttaacgactatattttttgtaattaatgttaattttcctaagactaacaaaatttgggcagcataacaactatattttaaactatcccaaaattttataaaacctgcaaactacacacaaaaatatacataatattactagatcaatatacagaatattcccagagcatgcacaacataaacacatatttacttaaaatttctaaaatattttaaaatttgatttttaattactaaaatttaatcttattataataccaaatctaatctcataatcttaagattaatcgaatactaattagattaatttctaattatgagattatattagatcatctaatgtaatgatttttactatactatcatgcacaacataaaatttgattttttcttgTACCTTttcttctaaaatttaaaatagaaaacgaaaataaaaaaaaaatagaaaacaaaaattaaatcatatataaacagaaataaaaaaaataaaaaaaaataaaaaataagaaaatacaaaacagaaaaaaacataaatataaatataaacatataccattttaaaacataaaaaaacatatataaatataaatatatataccagtttaaatatatatatatatcagtttaaatatataatatatatatcagattatataatatataatataatcagattatatataatatatatctaatatatatatttgtatataccAGATTTTGTGGAGGTCCAGTGGTGGCGGGGTGGTCCGGTCGGCTGGTGGTGGTCCGGTGTACaactgagaaaaaaaaaataaaaatgagagggaaaattcatgggcaaaacaaacaaacaatgggGAAAATAAAATAACTTATCTTGAGAGGGAAAATGAGGGGTGGTGCCGTTGAAGAAGAGAGGAAAATAGTAAAGATGAGAGAAAATTGAGAAATTGaaaaaaatggggaagaaggctCGAGCGGCTAAGCTATATcgttatgacttttgccggcaCGTTTCGTTGCGCTGGCAAAAGTATAAAAATGCACCGGCAAAAGTCTATCAAAGAAACCCTAGTTCAAAACGACGTTGTTTAAATAAGCATACCTTTACCGACGTatttttagacttttgccggcgcaatgaAATGCGCCGGCAGAAGTTTGGCCACCTACCTCCTTGAAAACATGCACACCATTAATTTCATGTTGACTTTTTCCGGGGCGTTAGGTGAATTACGCCGGCAAAAGTCCATTCTATTATATTGTTAAACTTTTGCAGGCGCAACTcgaaattgcgccggcaaaaacctttgtttttgccggcgcatttcatTACTTGCGCTGGGAAAAGTATTTTTTGCCGGCGTAATTCCgagttgcgccggcaaaagtctcctTTCTTATAGTGAGAGAAAAATACATTTGTTTGGAAAGAGAGAAGGTGGAAGAGAGATGAGAGATGGAGGGAAGAAGTCTCATTCGAAAttcttcaaaatttgaaagattcTAGAATAAGacaaaaagaaaatagaaaaaaattgcATATATGCCTTTCCATAAAAATTATATGATATGAATAAATAATTtactaatttaaatttaaattttaaatctaCCCTTGGTACCAAACAATATTGAGGAAACTAATTATCCTCTTCATCACTCCAACATTATTTCTTTCTTGCCAAACattgaataaaaattaatttttaaaaataaagaatctaAATGGGTGATTGGCAAAAATAACTCATACACtaaacataaatttatttatacataatttagacatTTTATAAGGAATCACGCGAAGTGTATTAAAAAAACACAGGTGTGTAACAAGTTGTTTGAACTTTGTTATTAGtgctataaattattcagaatttcttcaAAATCCGCAACAGATTCTCTATACAATGAACACCATCATAAAAAATAGGGTCAAGATATATCCCAATGTGTCCATATAAAGATCGCATTATATTGGTAGGATGAAAAATACTCCCCGCCACATAATctcctaatttttttatattttctaattattaCAAAATACTATATAAAACGCGATTATGTTTTCTAGTTGTATTATAATTTGAGGAGAATTtctataaattatattataatttaggAGAGATTTTTACAAATAAAATGTATTATAATTTGAGGATGTTCTtacaaattattattatatatgggTATGATGTCAAATTTTCgcccatttttttatatatagaaagTGAGAGAAGCTATTTCCAAACTTTAAACATTGTTTTGGAGAATTTtacaaagaaaaataattaattgaGATGGAAAAGTCAAAAGTACGAATCATTGAGTAGAAGAAAAAGGTGTTTTACCCTTCGTATTAATATACGCAAAATAATTGGACAATCTATAAAATTCCATCTCAAATCCaattatataataaattaataacataTAATCCTATTAATATATCAATATTTCCTTTCTTTTATGTACACTACAATAAAAATGAAAGTAGAAAGCTAAATATATGATGATTGTAACTGATGTTTTGCTTAAAAAAAATAATCTTTGGTGGATTTCATAGTCAATATatgtaattataaaaaataaaaaatctatctCAGTTCCGGCAAACATGAACTTGTTCCGGCAACATCCTAATTCCTGTCCTTAACAAATCTATCTcagttttttatttaaaaaaaaaacccttaatTTAATCCCTGCATCTGCATGGACATATAACcaagaaattaattaattatacatcGATATTAAGTAATAAGTCTGGCAATCTCTAATACTGTCTACTCGTCTGACTCATGCAAAGCAAGGCATTAATAATAAAACATTCATACAAACATAATTCGTACGAATCGGAGCaatactacatatatatatatatatatatatatgaaacgcTATAAAGAAAGGCTAAGATCTAAGGGCCCTTTGGAACTAACATTGTTTGTGTGACGAACTTGGTTTTGAACATTGTTTGTGTGACGAACTTGGTTTTGATGATGAAGATCATGATCAGGTGCAGAATCACGGCTGCAAATTTTGGCAGTAGACGAAGAAGAAGTTCCAAGAAAAGTAGTAGTGAGGGAACTTCGCTTAGCCTTAGGGACCTTGAAATTAGACGTAAGAACCTCTCGGTCATTATTAGCATTACTAGGTATGAAGTCTTCACGTTCAAACGAAGGCTTCCAAGATTGAGAATTAGGCTTCATATTCTCTGCCTGAAGAAGATGATGATCAGTACGTGTTGCTTGATCGTCTGATGAGGTGGGTCCCTTGATCAAACGGTCACGAGCCTCTCTCATGCTTCTGATGAGAGCATAAAACTTCTCTATTTTCTGTTCTTCTTCGTTGCCGTCATCATCatcgttgttgttgttgttgtagttCTCTGCTACTACATGGCTGAGCTTCCTCTTCTTACTGACGTTTTCCTTTCTCATATCCATTTTGGGGAAGAAGTAGTGGCAGTAGTGATAAATGATATGGTCTGCTCACACGCATAGataattcactttattatctttttttttttgttttattcttaaaaaaaaaaaaaaagaaaaaaaaaaggtgattTCTTGGTTGGTTCGTGGTTGCTTCTGGGAGACTTGGTCTAACTATCCCGTGAGAGGGTGAAGCGTGAAGGAGTGAGTATAAAATAAGGCACAACTCGTTTTCAGTCATTTTCATTCGTTTTTCTCGTTATCGGCATCATCATCCTCttttaaataatatatgtatatggaAAAATCTTGAGTGGAGCAAAAACTTTTACATCACAAGGTGGAGCACTTTCTCAAGAATTTCACCCCCATTCCATATATAACAAAACATTATTCTTTATCTTGCACCCGACGCACCCTATAATTTTCGAATGTTGTTATTTGACACCTTAAAGTATCTATGCACAATCATTATACACTATAATTTTtgagtgttgttatttgacacCTTAAAGTATCTAATACTACATAAAATAACATTAATAATTAGTTACCGATacctaatattaattattaaaataaatcttTAAGGTGTATTTGGTACGAGAGTTTAGTTGCGTGGGAATGATAATGTTAAATCTAACTCTTATTTGGTAAATTTATTTATGATAGCTTGGAGAGTTGTGTTTCTAAGTGAATACCATGTTTTAACTTAATTTAAGAATAATCCTTATTTAAACACTTGAGTTTCACATTCTCCTAATCTAAACTCTTCTAAATCTACTCTCACAAATTCAAATCTCATTCAATTTTATGTGGTATATAAACTTATGGAATATTACGAGTACGGTGAAATAATCTTCAAATATTTATCTTCTAAAGATTTTATTTTACAGAAACATCCACCTTGAAGAAgggaaaatttatttatttatttttaaaaaaagaaaattatcTCAAAACAAGTAATTAAACTATTAAGTAAGTTTGGATTTTCTTTTGTACAAGCAATTATAGTGTGTAAAGATATATGATAAAagaatgatatttttaaaaaatttatatcaaATGATTGTGCCAGCCAAGATTTTCTCTATATTGTGAATATTAATTAACTTGTGTGCCTCCAAACTAGAAGGGTTTCTCCAGAACTTAATAATGTTTAGTAGGTGGGGACCATTGAGTTAGTGACATATCCTCACTTACGCCATCATTTCCAATTATCAATTGCGTCACTCAATTATTATAAAAgaaatttctttaaaaattagTAGTATTTATCAGTTATATACACGGAGGATggatttaaaattaatatggtaCATTTGTTATTAAAACCTAAAATGAAACCGGCATGCTTCCATTCACGTGCTCACATTCTTCcccaaaattattattatttttttgatagAAACATCCGGTTTCAGTAAACTAAAGCATTGCGTTCTTGAGGGTGTTGTTAAATACTTGAATTATGTTCAAAAGAGTCCAAAATTGATGCTAGACCTTCCTAGCATCTTTTGCTAACCTGTCAGAAAGTAAATAGCCCATACTACTAATAAAAAGAAAGTTACAATCAATAAATCAGTCTAAAGATGTATTTATGCCCCAACCTCCAATCTAGAAGTAGTTGGCGTTTGTTGAGAGTTTGGACCAAAGTGATTGAGTCAGAGAGGATTGCTATGCTATTCCATCTGTTATCTCGTGCCCATTGAAGCGCAAATTGGATTGCCATAGCCTCCCCATCCAAAGCTGTCTCTGCCTTAATTCTTTTAGAGATTGTCGCTGACGAGTACTCTGTCAATTTCTCTAGCAAGCTTTTGAGTTGCTGGTTTTTGAAATCCTTGGTTGGATTCAGCGGCTGGTTCTATCCTATCCATATCATATTCTTGGCATATCTTTCTTAAATCATCTTAATGATGACCTGAATAGGAATCGCTTTGCCATACTCCAGTAATTTTCCGAAATTGTTATTTAagaaatataaatttatatttatatgaagAAGTATGTAAAATTCAAATACATatgattaaatttaaaaaaaaatacaaaatacacttgCATGAGCACATGAGTAGCTAGTGTGTGAGGACTAGTGTGTGAGGACTCAATTCCTCAAAATATTCCTAGTATCAAACAAAGTGAGGCAGCCTCACTTATCTTATAGGAAAACAAGCACATACTATATATGCGAGCAACCAACTGTAGAAGCACAAATTTACAATTGAGTTTGTTGAAGATGGACACCAACAACCTACATTAATGAAAAGGAGATAGTCGACCGTGAAAGTCCTGGGGAAATTAATAACGTAAGATGTTTAAAtaagtaaaaagaaaaaatacaCCTTGCGCCGTCATAGAACGATGATGGTGAGCTTGAATGAAGCTCACAAGAGTGTCTTTATGATAATAGCTGGAAAGAAAGAGAAAGCACTACTAGAAAAAGTATTTTTGGTATCAACTAATTAAGTCCAAAATATTAGGCATTAGTTGCGCAATTGAGGTTGTAGGTTGTAAATCTTAAAATtgacatattttatagaaatatctttttaattaaaagattattttttgttttctttttattgtgattttcggaatTCACTTTCActttcattttctttgaatttcAGAATATTTACATTCCTTATTTTGCTTGATTTTATGACAATTGTTTATAAATGGAAGATATATCTTGTTTATTTAAAGCAAATATTCTGTACTTATTCAAAatcatttctggaatatttgacTTTAATTATTCGTGCAACTCAAGATATTAAAATTCAGGAAACTAAATCTTTGATTTCATTAATAATTA
The genomic region above belongs to Humulus lupulus chromosome 1, drHumLupu1.1, whole genome shotgun sequence and contains:
- the LOC133790549 gene encoding uncharacterized protein LOC133790549, with the protein product MDMRKENVSKKRKLSHVVAENYNNNNNDDDDGNEEEQKIEKFYALIRSMREARDRLIKGPTSSDDQATRTDHHLLQAENMKPNSQSWKPSFEREDFIPSNANNDREVLTSNFKVPKAKRSSLTTTFLGTSSSSTAKICSRDSAPDHDLHHQNQVRHTNNVQNQVRHTNNVSSKGPLDLSLSL